The following coding sequences are from one Eucalyptus grandis isolate ANBG69807.140 chromosome 11, ASM1654582v1, whole genome shotgun sequence window:
- the LOC120289862 gene encoding putative UPF0481 protein At3g02645: MSSYAERDAWFKNIKDTFHWQLEENVAANVNVFQVPKSLSSVAPEAYAPQMVGLGPCHHLRPEVRAMEGVKLDATRRFFKETKHGNFSGLTGKLSELDQKVRACYRMFLELNAIQLAWIMAVDSSFLFDFLCRHSIGKTTLKSSEWPQNLANPIGRKPAEDAILRDVLMLENQIPFFFMEEMLKLSTLDDDEQRRFVNDIFPQILVAFCKALSPIKKINTYLLAPALEHAHLLDLLYHMIVPHMVVPQGDESRIVIHEEVVSTKTVTATKETGSSTLTHIKRLCDSYGPKVLGAVKNLNLPVVQSFAEMAKHLLALPLSDLTNALSNFLQEAPVADNTLIPRASNLAKAGIKFCLTETIMDIQFDESKAMLHLPVIQVGVNTEVIICNLVAYEATAMSNSLIFARYVELMSGLINTMEDVKLLRDSNILISRMKDNDVASIFNGAIKSIKSTSNIQAGEMITSVRKVYNDSWNTKVRMLMRMSNHRFWKILALLAILLYMLLVGLQSFCSAYNCARLYRTGSST; this comes from the coding sequence ATGTCCTCTTACGCAGAACGAGATGCATGGTTCAAAAACATCAAAGACACCTTCCATTGGCAGCTCGAAGAGAACGTGGCTGCCAACGTGAATGTGTTTCAAGTGCCCAAATCGCTGAGCTCCGTCGCACCAGAAGCTTACGCCCCTCAAATGGTTGGCCTAGGACCGTGCCACCATCTCCGGCCTGAGGTCCGAGCAATGGAGGGAGTCAAGTTGGACGCGACCCGCCGGTTTTTCAAGGAAACCAAGCACGGGAACTTCTCTGGTCTCACCGGCAAACTCTCTGAGCTAGACCAGAAAGTCCGCGCTTGTTACCGTATGTTTTTGGAACTGAATGCTATCCAGTTAGCGTGGATCATGGCGGTCGATTCTTCCTTCCTGTTCGATTTTCTCTGCCGCCACAGCATTGGCAAGACAACCCTCAAGTCCTCAGAGTGGCCGCAGAACTTGGCCAATCCCATAGGGCGGAAACCAGCCGAGGATGCCATTCTCAGGGATGTGCTAATGCTGGAGAATCAAATCCCCTTCTTCTTTATGGAGGAGATGTTAAAGCTCTCCACTCTGGACGATGATGAACAAAGGCGCTTCGTCAATGACATCTTTCCCCAGATATTGGTAGCATTTTGCAAGGCGCTCTCACCGATCAAGAAGATAAATACGTATTTGCTCGCTCCAGCTTTGGAACATGCACATCTATTGGATCTTCTGTATCACATGATCGTGCCCCACATGGTCGTGCCCCAAGGAGACGAATCCAGGATTGTCATTCATGAAGAAGTTGTTTCGACAAAAACTGTTACTGCGACCAAGGAAACCGGTTCCAGTACCTTGACTCACATTAAAAGACTCTGCGACAGCTATGGGCCTAAAGTTCTTGGAGCGGTCAAGAACTTGAACTTACCTGTAGTCCAATCTTTTGCCGAGATGGCAAAACATTTGCTTGCCCTACCGCTCTCTGACCTAACGAATGCTCTTTCAAACTTTCTACAAGAAGCTCCAGTAGCAGATAATACCTTGATTCCTAGAGCTTCTAATCTTGCTAAAGCCGGGATAAAATTCTGCCTGACCGAGACTATCATGGACATTCAATTCGATGAGAGCAAAGCCATGTTACACTTGCCCGTCATCCAAGTGGGCGTGAACACTGAGGTTATCATTTGTAATCTAGTGGCATATGAAGCGACGGCCATGTCCAACTCCCTCATATTTGCACGCTATGTGGAACTGATGAGCGGGCTTATCAACACCATGGAGGATGTGAAGTTGCTTAGGGACAGTAACATCCTCATAAGCCGCATGAAAGACAATGACGTCGCGTCAATCTTCAACGGTGCAATCAAGTCCATCAAATCAACCAGCAATATCCAAGCGGGTGAGATGATCACGAGCGTCAGGAAGGTCTACAATGATTCGTGGAATACAAAGGTCCGAATGTTGATGAGGATGTCCAACCACAGGTTCTGGAAGATTCTGGCTCTTCTGGCCATCCTCTTGTACATGCTGCTCGTAGGGCTCCAGTCCTTTTGCTCAGCTTATAACTGTGCGCGACTCTACCGCACTGGCAGCTCAACTTAA